One Campylobacter concisus DNA segment encodes these proteins:
- a CDS encoding RNA polymerase sigma factor FliA, translating to MYELKQKQLNAYKSTIKKEQDEIVLKYMPALRAMAFRLKERLPSSIDVNDLISVGVEEMIKLSRKYDKEQNDSFWGYGKKRIYGSMLDYLRALDVVSRSDRKLVKSINTEIDSYFNTHEEEPSDEYLAEKLNEDIEKIREARGVSGIITILPIDEQMELIGQSDVEKSVEKEDLILKIESALKDFDERDQMIVQLYYYEELNLKEISEIMNISESRISQIHKRLLDRIRRSLGV from the coding sequence ATGTACGAACTAAAGCAAAAGCAGCTTAACGCTTATAAAAGCACCATTAAAAAAGAGCAAGACGAGATCGTCTTAAAATACATGCCAGCTCTGCGTGCAATGGCCTTTAGACTAAAGGAGCGCTTGCCTTCAAGTATCGACGTAAATGACCTTATAAGCGTTGGCGTTGAGGAGATGATAAAGCTTAGCAGGAAGTATGACAAAGAGCAAAACGACTCATTTTGGGGATATGGCAAAAAGAGAATTTATGGCTCGATGCTTGACTACCTTAGAGCGCTTGATGTTGTTAGTAGAAGCGACAGAAAGCTAGTAAAGAGCATAAATACCGAGATAGATAGCTACTTTAACACACACGAAGAAGAGCCAAGCGACGAGTATCTGGCTGAAAAGCTAAATGAAGATATCGAAAAGATAAGAGAGGCAAGGGGCGTTAGTGGCATCATCACCATTTTGCCAATAGACGAGCAAATGGAGCTAATCGGTCAAAGCGATGTTGAAAAAAGCGTAGAAAAAGAGGATCTTATCTTAAAGATCGAAAGTGCACTAAAAGACTTTGATGAGCGTGATCAGATGATCGTTCAGCTTTACTACTACGAAGAGCTAAATTTAAAAGAGATCAGCGAGATAATGAACATCAGCGAGAGTAGAATTTCACAAATTCATAAACGTTTGCTTGATCGCATCAGACGCAGCTTGGGGGTTTAA
- the fliM gene encoding flagellar motor switch protein FliM — MADILSQEEIDALLEVVDEDGDTSNIEIEESPQGEQKQIIIYDFKRPNRVSKEQLRAIKGIHDKLARNLASQISSVMRSIVELRLHSVDQMTYGEFLMSLPSPTSFNVFSIKPLDGNCILEINPSIAFPMIDRLLGGTGENFEANRELTDIEVNLLDAVLRMIMQRLKESWSMITDMYPNVEAKESSPNVVQIVSQNEIVIMVVMEIIVGGSSGMINLCYPVIYLEPILSRLANRDIMLGETSAKKSRNKELKTLIGRAEVLYEAILGKSIVSVNEFLNLKEGDILRLDRGADDKAIVCIDKKEVFLAEVGLHRFRKSIKIEQLIRSDKDEIKHILEKYEEERKAKLMAYDEANEHNNEEESEDNDE; from the coding sequence ATGGCTGATATTTTAAGTCAAGAAGAGATAGATGCACTACTTGAAGTCGTTGATGAAGACGGCGATACGAGCAATATCGAGATAGAAGAGAGCCCACAAGGCGAGCAAAAGCAGATCATTATCTATGACTTCAAGCGCCCAAACCGTGTCAGTAAAGAGCAGCTTCGTGCGATAAAAGGCATCCACGACAAGCTTGCTAGAAATTTAGCTAGTCAAATTTCAAGTGTCATGAGAAGTATCGTCGAACTTAGGCTTCACAGCGTCGATCAGATGACATATGGCGAGTTTTTGATGAGCTTGCCAAGTCCAACTAGCTTTAATGTCTTTTCGATAAAGCCACTTGATGGAAACTGCATCTTAGAGATAAATCCAAGCATAGCATTTCCTATGATAGACCGCTTGCTTGGCGGAACTGGTGAAAATTTCGAGGCAAACAGAGAGCTAACTGACATCGAGGTAAATTTACTTGATGCGGTGCTTAGGATGATCATGCAGCGTCTAAAAGAGAGCTGGTCGATGATAACTGATATGTATCCAAACGTCGAGGCCAAAGAGAGCAGTCCAAACGTCGTGCAGATCGTATCTCAAAACGAGATCGTCATCATGGTCGTCATGGAGATCATCGTTGGCGGCTCAAGCGGCATGATAAATTTATGCTATCCAGTCATCTACCTAGAGCCGATCCTATCGCGCCTTGCAAACAGGGACATCATGCTTGGCGAAACTAGCGCTAAAAAGAGTAGAAACAAAGAGCTAAAAACGCTAATAGGCCGTGCCGAGGTGCTTTATGAGGCGATACTAGGTAAATCAATCGTTAGCGTAAATGAGTTTTTAAATTTAAAAGAGGGCGATATCTTAAGGCTTGATAGAGGCGCTGATGATAAGGCGATCGTTTGCATCGATAAAAAAGAGGTATTTTTAGCTGAAGTTGGACTTCATAGATTTAGAAAGTCTATCAAGATCGAGCAGCTAATCCGCTCTGATAAAGACGAGATCAAACACATCCTAGAAAAATATGAAGAAGAGCGAAAAGCAAAACTAATGGCATACGACGAGGCCAACGAACACAACAACGAAGAAGAGAGCGAAGATAATGACGAATGA
- the flhF gene encoding flagellar biosynthesis protein FlhF, with product MATKFHTFTGESTIEALKKAQEACGEKAILVTTKQIQAKTINKKPLYEILVSVEEDEVKQPPKPNVKAINYENAYSKFSKNYEPPKPKFEIKEEPAKFEAKTTSPEPYDPNESVLLNISDVAKEISAIANVDMNEIKEPNTNGMNKKIDDMAKQVSVLSEKIGLITDMIWDEKAPNRNNLSIPPEFATIYKLAKQSGMKEEHLEAIMQTTLENLPVSMKSNPTAVKRYFYSLLRNMLPCRKELNDKKQRIMMLVGPTGVGKTTTLAKLAARFAYGNEKRYKTGIITLDTYRIGAVEQLFQYAKMMKLPILDVIEVEDFQNAIKQLSYCDVILIDTTGNSQYDKEKLERLDKFLKHSGAKIDVNLVLSAGSKVEDLIEIYNGFSFLEIDTLIITKFDETKIFGNVFSLIYETNTPVSYFSVGQEVPDDLVEARSEFLVECVFDGFTKQKASDE from the coding sequence ATGGCTACAAAATTTCATACTTTTACAGGTGAGAGCACCATCGAGGCTTTGAAAAAGGCGCAAGAAGCGTGCGGCGAGAAGGCCATACTCGTTACCACAAAGCAAATTCAAGCCAAAACGATAAACAAAAAGCCGCTTTATGAAATTTTAGTAAGCGTCGAAGAGGACGAGGTAAAACAGCCACCAAAGCCAAATGTAAAAGCTATAAATTATGAAAATGCCTACTCTAAATTTAGCAAAAACTACGAGCCGCCAAAGCCAAAATTTGAGATAAAAGAGGAGCCTGCTAAATTTGAGGCAAAGACGACGTCGCCTGAGCCTTACGATCCAAATGAGAGCGTGCTTTTAAATATCTCAGACGTCGCAAAAGAGATAAGTGCGATCGCAAATGTCGATATGAACGAGATAAAAGAGCCAAATACAAATGGCATGAATAAAAAAATAGATGACATGGCAAAGCAAGTAAGCGTGCTAAGCGAGAAAATAGGGCTGATAACTGACATGATCTGGGACGAAAAAGCCCCAAATCGCAACAATCTCTCGATCCCGCCAGAGTTTGCCACTATTTACAAGCTCGCAAAACAAAGCGGCATGAAAGAGGAGCATCTAGAGGCGATCATGCAAACGACGCTTGAAAATTTGCCTGTTTCTATGAAAAGCAACCCAACTGCGGTAAAAAGGTACTTCTACTCACTTTTGAGAAATATGCTACCTTGTAGAAAAGAGCTAAATGATAAAAAACAGCGCATAATGATGCTAGTTGGTCCAACCGGAGTTGGCAAGACGACGACTCTTGCAAAGCTCGCGGCTCGTTTTGCATACGGCAACGAAAAGCGCTATAAAACGGGCATTATCACGCTTGATACATATCGTATCGGAGCGGTCGAGCAGCTATTTCAGTACGCTAAGATGATGAAGCTACCGATCCTTGACGTCATAGAGGTCGAGGACTTTCAAAACGCCATAAAGCAGCTTAGCTACTGCGACGTGATCCTAATCGACACCACCGGAAATTCGCAGTATGACAAAGAAAAGCTTGAAAGACTTGATAAATTTTTAAAGCATAGCGGCGCAAAGATCGATGTAAATTTAGTCCTCTCAGCTGGCTCAAAGGTTGAAGACCTAATAGAAATTTATAATGGATTTTCATTTTTAGAGATCGACACTTTAATAATCACAAAATTTGACGAGACCAAAATTTTTGGCAACGTCTTTTCGCTGATATATGAGACAAATACGCCAGTTAGCTACTTTAGCGTGGGTCAAGAGGTGCCTGATGACCTTGTGGAGGCAAGGAGCGAATTTTTAGTAGAGTGCGTGTTTGACGGCTTTACAAAGCAAAAGGCTAGCGATGAATAA
- a CDS encoding P-loop NTPase, with product MNNQAQKLQNLVQSQNKAKNTHFIAITSGKGGVGKSTISANLANVLSQNGYKVGLFDADIGLANLDVILNVKMGKNLLHVLKGECSLKDILIPINKNLILIPGESGDEILKFNNQFLFERFLDEASELDQLDFLIIDTGAGIGGSTQLFLEAADEVVVVTVPDPAAITDAYAVIKIVSRFKNNELLLLNMVKNEAEATRIYENVKRVANANIGPSLNLELIGYVASDKSVARSIKQRTLFTDDEAYGSASVQIKNIASNLLYRLERKVLKDEQSRSFGGFFKRLIEQF from the coding sequence ATGAATAATCAAGCACAAAAGCTACAAAATTTAGTCCAGTCTCAAAATAAGGCTAAAAATACGCATTTTATAGCGATTACAAGCGGCAAAGGCGGCGTTGGTAAGAGCACGATAAGTGCAAATTTGGCAAATGTCTTGTCGCAAAATGGCTATAAAGTGGGGCTTTTTGACGCTGATATAGGCCTTGCAAACCTTGATGTTATTTTAAACGTTAAAATGGGCAAAAACCTGCTTCACGTGCTAAAGGGCGAGTGCAGCTTAAAAGACATCTTGATACCTATAAATAAAAATCTCATCCTCATCCCTGGCGAGAGCGGCGATGAAATTTTGAAATTTAACAATCAATTTTTATTTGAGAGATTTTTAGATGAGGCGAGCGAACTTGATCAGCTTGACTTTTTGATCATTGACACCGGTGCTGGCATAGGCGGCAGTACGCAGCTCTTTTTAGAGGCGGCTGACGAGGTTGTCGTGGTGACTGTGCCTGACCCTGCGGCGATAACCGATGCATACGCGGTCATAAAGATCGTCTCAAGGTTTAAAAATAACGAGCTTTTGCTTTTAAATATGGTAAAAAACGAGGCTGAGGCCACTAGAATTTATGAAAATGTAAAGCGAGTGGCAAATGCAAATATTGGGCCAAGCTTAAATTTAGAGCTAATTGGTTACGTCGCTTCTGATAAGAGTGTGGCAAGGAGCATAAAACAAAGGACGCTCTTTACAGATGACGAAGCTTACGGCTCTGCTAGCGTGCAGATCAAGAATATTGCTTCGAATTTGCTTTATAGGTTGGAACGAAAAGTGCTTAAAGATGAGCAAAGCAGGAGCTTTGGGGGCTTCTTTAAGCGTTTGATAGAACAATTTTAA